The proteins below come from a single Mycolicibacterium sp. TY81 genomic window:
- a CDS encoding nucleoside deaminase, translating into MTVTADDLRHLNRCVELAREALEDGDQPFGSLLVDADGVVVFEDRNRVSGGDQTQHPEFAIARWAATNLDPAQRAAAVTYTSGEHCPMCSAAHAWVGLGRIVYATSSAQLGGWLGEWGVAPSPVAALPISAVAPGVPVDGPVDEFADTMKELYAACFRP; encoded by the coding sequence ATGACCGTCACCGCCGATGATCTGCGCCACCTGAACCGCTGCGTCGAGCTGGCCCGTGAGGCGCTGGAGGACGGCGACCAACCTTTCGGCTCGCTGCTGGTGGATGCCGACGGCGTCGTCGTCTTCGAGGACCGCAACCGGGTTTCCGGCGGAGACCAGACCCAGCACCCCGAATTCGCCATCGCCCGTTGGGCGGCAACCAATCTCGATCCCGCGCAGCGCGCCGCCGCGGTTACCTACACCTCCGGTGAGCATTGCCCCATGTGTTCGGCCGCGCACGCCTGGGTGGGGCTGGGCCGCATCGTCTACGCCACGTCGTCGGCGCAACTCGGCGGCTGGCTCGGCGAATGGGGCGTGGCACCCTCCCCCGTTGCGGCGCTGCCCATTTCGGCCGTGGCGCCCGGCGTGCCCGTCGACGGCCCCGTCGATGAATTCGCCGACACCATGAAGGAGCTGTACGCGGCCTGCTTCCGGCCGTGA
- a CDS encoding LuxR C-terminal-related transcriptional regulator — MRIDPFAGCQVSRVTVVDSYEVVHAGIAAWLRDDHALCATATSYFADTEEFLRRRPVPEDDAQVVVLGLKADEANSLAAVRDLDNRGYHVVVYSHLTDRDVIRTAIDSGARTYLIQTEGREHLLKAIRAAVTPFPYVGPNVAAALDDRDFCLRPVLAPREQEVLLAWFRTDSKELVAQQLFLAPSTVRTHLQRIRAKYIAAGRPAGTKAALVARAIQDRIISIDDL; from the coding sequence CACGCGTGACCGTCGTCGACTCGTACGAAGTCGTCCATGCCGGCATCGCGGCCTGGCTCCGTGACGACCACGCACTCTGCGCGACGGCCACGTCCTACTTCGCCGACACCGAGGAGTTCCTGCGGCGACGGCCCGTGCCCGAAGACGACGCCCAGGTGGTCGTCCTGGGACTCAAGGCGGACGAAGCCAACAGTCTCGCCGCCGTGCGTGATCTCGACAACCGCGGTTACCACGTCGTGGTGTATTCGCATCTCACCGACCGCGACGTCATCCGCACCGCGATCGATTCGGGCGCCCGGACCTACCTCATCCAGACCGAAGGCCGGGAGCACCTGCTCAAGGCCATCCGGGCAGCCGTGACCCCGTTCCCCTATGTCGGGCCGAACGTGGCCGCCGCTCTCGACGACCGGGATTTCTGTCTGCGCCCGGTCCTGGCGCCACGCGAGCAGGAGGTGCTCCTGGCGTGGTTCCGGACGGACAGCAAGGAACTCGTCGCGCAGCAACTGTTCCTGGCGCCCAGTACCGTGCGCACCCACCTGCAGCGCATCCGGGCCAAATACATCGCCGCCGGCCGCCCGGCCGGCACGAAAGCCGCGCTGGTGGCACGCGCCATCCAGGATCGGATCATCAGTATCGACGATCTGTGA